One part of the Musa acuminata AAA Group cultivar baxijiao chromosome BXJ1-5, Cavendish_Baxijiao_AAA, whole genome shotgun sequence genome encodes these proteins:
- the LOC135674124 gene encoding actin-related protein 5-like isoform X1 produces MPSYSITRPSRQEDYARFSPNTPIVIDNGGSSFRIGWAGESDPRVTFRNVVQRPRHKATGETVTIVGDHDPSLMKYFDCTRTSFRSPFDNNVVYQFEIMEYVLDYGFERLGANLQVDHPILMTECICNPLSSRSKMAELLFETYSVPSIAFGVDAVFSYKLNQQFGRCNEDGLAICSGFSASHVIPIVKGEPVTEACCRTNIGGYHVTNYLKQLLSLKYPYHMSSITWEKAEELKMEHCYVATDFASDLQLFQKGNEEAKEKTRCWQLPWVPPTQGDVPSEEELARRAALKEKQGQRLRDMAAARKSIRITELENELNGLEDLLQQLDEVEEPEVSSILSGTKFFSRQEIESSILRVTQSLRKAKGEPSEPEEKNDSSLSEKYPLVSVPDELLSPEQLKEKKRQIFLKTTSEGRLLAKRKRFEEESLREKQNQLDEEKRLENPELYLEQLHDRYRELSEKVELRKRVKTNGNQNLSGGVGRGERLSAAQKERMRLLTSAAFDRGKGEDTFGARDEDWQLYKLMSKDNDDDDNGQDEDEAELARVTSRLQDIDPNFVPKSDLVPPQATPEFSKFRPQSLEDFKIVLGVERFRCPEVLFQPNMIGIDQAGLDEMAGISLRRLDRVDDPIKDDITKSILVTGGSALLPGLLPRLEAGIRQIRPYLSPLTVVRACDPILDAWRGASIYANSPQFSLQTLSMQDYYEKGESLLWQYQIKYTI; encoded by the exons ATGCCTTCCTATTCGATCACGCGGCCGTCGCGGCAGGAAGATTACGCTCGCTTCTCCCCGAACACCCCCATCGTGATCGACAATGGCGGCTCCTCGTTCCGGATTGG GTGGGCTGGGGAGTCGGATCCACGCGTCACCTTCCGCAACGTCGTCCAGAGGCCTCGCCACAAGGCTACCG GTGAAACTGTCACTATAGTTGGTGATCATGATCCATCATTGATGAAGTACTTTGATTGCACTCGAACATCTTTCCGATCACCATTTGATAACAATGTTGTCTATCAGTTTGAGATAATGGAATAT GTTCTTGACTATGGATTTGAGCGTCTAGGTGCTAACTTACAG GTTGATCATCCTATTTTAATGACAGAATGCATATGTAACCCACTCTCCTCACGCAGTAAAATGGCGGAACTTCTCTTTGAGACTTATAGTGTACCATCAATAG CTTTTGGTGTTGATGCTGTATTCAGCTACAAGTTAAATCAACAATTTGGAAGATGCAATGAAGATGGTCTTGCTATTTGCTCAGGATTTTCAGCAAGCCATGTAATACCG ATTGTAAAAGGGGAGCCTGTTACTGAAGCATGCTGCCGAACTAACATTGGTGGATATCATGTTACCAACTATTTGAAGCAGCTTCTTTCCCTCAAATACCCATATCACAT GTCAAGCATTACATGGGAGAAGGCTGAGGAGCTGAAGATGGAGCACTGTTATGTAGCTACGGATTTTGCATCTGATTTGCAATTGTTTCAG AAAGGGAATGAAGAAGCTAAAGAAAAGACTAGGTGTTGGCAACTACCATGGGTTCCACCTACTCAAGGGGATGTACCATCTGAAGAAGAACTTGCAAGAAGAGCTGCTTTAAAGGAAAAACAAGGACAACGATTACGAGATATGGCTGCTGCACGAAAGTCTATTAGGATAACAGAGCTTGAAAATGAACTGAATGGTCTGGAGGATTTATTGCAGCAGCTTGATGAGGTGGAGGAACCTGAGGTCTCTTCTATCTTGTCTGGAACAAAGTTCTTCTCCAGGCAAGAAATTGAGTCTTCCATTCTAAGAGTAACACAATCGTTGAGGAAGGCTAAAGGTGAACCTAGTGAACCTGAGGAAAAAAATGATTCTTCGTTGTCAGAGAAATATCCCCTGGTCAGTGTACCTGATGAATTGCTGTCCCCAGAACAG ttaaaagaaaagaaaaggcagaTATTTCTCAAGACTACCTCAGAAGGTCGATTGCTTGCCAAACGAAAACGCTTTGAAGAGGAATCATTACGAGAGAAACAGAATCAACTAGATGAAGAGAAGAGACT AGAAAATCCAGAGTTATACCTTGAGCAACTGCATGATCGATATCGAGAACTCAGCGAGAAAGTCGAGTTAAGAAAAAGGGTGAAAACAAATGGCAATCAGAATTTGTCAGGGGGTGTTGGCCGTGGTGAACGTTTGAGTGCTGCTCAAAAGGAGAGGATGCGCCTCTTGACATCTGCAGCATTTGACAGGGGAAAAGGTGAAGACACTTTCGGGGCTAGAGATGAGGACTGGCAACTCTACAAACTGATGAGCaaggataatgatgatgatgacaatggGCAAGATGAGGATGAAGCAGAACTAGCACGTGTCACATCTAGACTCCAG GATATAGATCCTAATTTTGTTCCTAAATCTGATTTGGTCCCACCTCAAGCAACACCTGAATTTTCAAAATTCCGTCctcaaagtttagaagatttcaaGATTGTTCTCGGTGTGGAGCGTTTCCGATGCCCAGAAGTTCTATTCCAGCCTAACATGATTGGGATCGACCAAGCTGGCCTCGATGAGATGGCAGGAATCTCGCTCCGAAGGCTAGATAGGGTGGATGATCCTATCAAGGATGATATAACCAAATCAATATTAGTTACCGGTGGTAGCGCTCTCCTTCCTGGCTTGTTGCCTCGCTTGGAAGCTGGAATCCGGCAAATTCGCCCTTACCTCTCTCCTCTAACAGTCGTCAGAGCATGTGACCCCATATTAGATGCATGGAGGGGTGCATCGATATATGCAAATTCTCCACAGTTCTCTTTACAGACTCTTAGCATGCAGGATTATTACGAGAAAGGTGAAAGCTTGCTTTGGCAATACCAGATCAAGTACACAATTTGA
- the LOC135674124 gene encoding actin-related protein 5-like isoform X2: MAAPRSGLGGLGSRIHASPSATSSRGLATRLPVLDYGFERLGANLQVDHPILMTECICNPLSSRSKMAELLFETYSVPSIAFGVDAVFSYKLNQQFGRCNEDGLAICSGFSASHVIPIVKGEPVTEACCRTNIGGYHVTNYLKQLLSLKYPYHMSSITWEKAEELKMEHCYVATDFASDLQLFQKGNEEAKEKTRCWQLPWVPPTQGDVPSEEELARRAALKEKQGQRLRDMAAARKSIRITELENELNGLEDLLQQLDEVEEPEVSSILSGTKFFSRQEIESSILRVTQSLRKAKGEPSEPEEKNDSSLSEKYPLVSVPDELLSPEQLKEKKRQIFLKTTSEGRLLAKRKRFEEESLREKQNQLDEEKRLENPELYLEQLHDRYRELSEKVELRKRVKTNGNQNLSGGVGRGERLSAAQKERMRLLTSAAFDRGKGEDTFGARDEDWQLYKLMSKDNDDDDNGQDEDEAELARVTSRLQDIDPNFVPKSDLVPPQATPEFSKFRPQSLEDFKIVLGVERFRCPEVLFQPNMIGIDQAGLDEMAGISLRRLDRVDDPIKDDITKSILVTGGSALLPGLLPRLEAGIRQIRPYLSPLTVVRACDPILDAWRGASIYANSPQFSLQTLSMQDYYEKGESLLWQYQIKYTI, translated from the exons ATGGCGGCTCCTCGTTCCGGATTGG GTGGGCTGGGGAGTCGGATCCACGCGTCACCTTCCGCAACGTCGTCCAGAGGCCTCGCCACAAGGCTACCG GTTCTTGACTATGGATTTGAGCGTCTAGGTGCTAACTTACAG GTTGATCATCCTATTTTAATGACAGAATGCATATGTAACCCACTCTCCTCACGCAGTAAAATGGCGGAACTTCTCTTTGAGACTTATAGTGTACCATCAATAG CTTTTGGTGTTGATGCTGTATTCAGCTACAAGTTAAATCAACAATTTGGAAGATGCAATGAAGATGGTCTTGCTATTTGCTCAGGATTTTCAGCAAGCCATGTAATACCG ATTGTAAAAGGGGAGCCTGTTACTGAAGCATGCTGCCGAACTAACATTGGTGGATATCATGTTACCAACTATTTGAAGCAGCTTCTTTCCCTCAAATACCCATATCACAT GTCAAGCATTACATGGGAGAAGGCTGAGGAGCTGAAGATGGAGCACTGTTATGTAGCTACGGATTTTGCATCTGATTTGCAATTGTTTCAG AAAGGGAATGAAGAAGCTAAAGAAAAGACTAGGTGTTGGCAACTACCATGGGTTCCACCTACTCAAGGGGATGTACCATCTGAAGAAGAACTTGCAAGAAGAGCTGCTTTAAAGGAAAAACAAGGACAACGATTACGAGATATGGCTGCTGCACGAAAGTCTATTAGGATAACAGAGCTTGAAAATGAACTGAATGGTCTGGAGGATTTATTGCAGCAGCTTGATGAGGTGGAGGAACCTGAGGTCTCTTCTATCTTGTCTGGAACAAAGTTCTTCTCCAGGCAAGAAATTGAGTCTTCCATTCTAAGAGTAACACAATCGTTGAGGAAGGCTAAAGGTGAACCTAGTGAACCTGAGGAAAAAAATGATTCTTCGTTGTCAGAGAAATATCCCCTGGTCAGTGTACCTGATGAATTGCTGTCCCCAGAACAG ttaaaagaaaagaaaaggcagaTATTTCTCAAGACTACCTCAGAAGGTCGATTGCTTGCCAAACGAAAACGCTTTGAAGAGGAATCATTACGAGAGAAACAGAATCAACTAGATGAAGAGAAGAGACT AGAAAATCCAGAGTTATACCTTGAGCAACTGCATGATCGATATCGAGAACTCAGCGAGAAAGTCGAGTTAAGAAAAAGGGTGAAAACAAATGGCAATCAGAATTTGTCAGGGGGTGTTGGCCGTGGTGAACGTTTGAGTGCTGCTCAAAAGGAGAGGATGCGCCTCTTGACATCTGCAGCATTTGACAGGGGAAAAGGTGAAGACACTTTCGGGGCTAGAGATGAGGACTGGCAACTCTACAAACTGATGAGCaaggataatgatgatgatgacaatggGCAAGATGAGGATGAAGCAGAACTAGCACGTGTCACATCTAGACTCCAG GATATAGATCCTAATTTTGTTCCTAAATCTGATTTGGTCCCACCTCAAGCAACACCTGAATTTTCAAAATTCCGTCctcaaagtttagaagatttcaaGATTGTTCTCGGTGTGGAGCGTTTCCGATGCCCAGAAGTTCTATTCCAGCCTAACATGATTGGGATCGACCAAGCTGGCCTCGATGAGATGGCAGGAATCTCGCTCCGAAGGCTAGATAGGGTGGATGATCCTATCAAGGATGATATAACCAAATCAATATTAGTTACCGGTGGTAGCGCTCTCCTTCCTGGCTTGTTGCCTCGCTTGGAAGCTGGAATCCGGCAAATTCGCCCTTACCTCTCTCCTCTAACAGTCGTCAGAGCATGTGACCCCATATTAGATGCATGGAGGGGTGCATCGATATATGCAAATTCTCCACAGTTCTCTTTACAGACTCTTAGCATGCAGGATTATTACGAGAAAGGTGAAAGCTTGCTTTGGCAATACCAGATCAAGTACACAATTTGA
- the LOC135586493 gene encoding cx9C motif-containing protein 4, mitochondrial-like: MGWWWGGQQKNKEPCKKEACDIQACLSKNNFNPERCMKVIGLLQLCCEKCNYDSTHCAPLAGLLKTNTK; the protein is encoded by the exons ATGGGTTGGTGGTGGGGTGGACAGCAGAAGAACAAAGAACCGTGCAAGAAGGAGGCGTGCGACATCCAGGCCTGCCTCTCCAAGAACAACTTCAACCCCGAGAG GTGCATGAAGGTCATTGGACTGTTGCAACTATGCTGTGAAAAGTGCAACTATGACTCAACACATTGTGCTCCACTTGCTGGACTTCTGAAAACAAATACCAAGTGA
- the LOC135583957 gene encoding TOM1-like protein 4 isoform X3: MATAAAFADRATSDALIGPDWAINMELCDIINMDPGQGMDALKILKKRLGSKNPKIQLLALFVLETLSKNCGDNVHQQIVKRDILHEMVKIVKKKPDLNVREKILVLIDTWKEAFGGAGGKYTQYHAAYQELRAMGVEFPPRTENTAAIFTQTHPVPHQPATSVYENMALESSLQSDVSAFSLQDLQNARGIADVLSEMLNALDPKNPEDLRQEVIVDLVEQCHSYKKHVMLLVNSTGDEELLFQGLAVNDDIQLVLERHDNMSKGTAPSVRAPVASPVPLVNVIYEADQLEDDFSELSLRTSRDNATAHGRKASTAKSRSPFLPPPQPSKPISTDASRVNYSSGDVFRSEQALDAPADPPVPPATLSPVIPSASAPSLESDELPRYDEPIQAAKFSTDQLPKVPREHQPSCLLPPPPSKYGQRQQFFEQQKHGLSGGDSGVSFNGSLDQNRSLYSNQENTSLGPKHDQQHLEGQNVSPSTRQMKPEDALFKDLFDFAKAKSSSPTKPSNSHRTR; the protein is encoded by the exons ATGGCTACCGCTGCGGCGTTTGCGGATCGGGCGACGAGCGATGCGTTGATCGGTCCAGACTGGGCGATCAACATGGAGTTGTGCGACATTATCAATATGGATCCTGG ACAGGGCATGGATGCACTCAAAATACTGAAGAAGCGCCTcggaagcaagaaccctaaaatccAACTTCTGGCACTTTTT GTGCTAGAAACCCTAAGCAAAAATTGTGGAGACAATGTTCACCAGCAAATTGTCAAGCGGGATATTTTACATGAAATGGTTAAAATAGTGAAGAAGAAA CCAGATTTAAATGTAAGAGAGAAGATATTAGTGCTGATAGATACATGGAAGGAAGCTTTTGGAGGAGCAGGAGGAAAATATACCCAATATCATGCTGCATACCAAGAACTTAGG GCCATGGGAGTTGAGTTCCCACCTCGTACAGAAAACACTGCAGCAATTTTTACTCAAACGCACCCAGTACCACATCAACCTGCTACATCAGTATATGAAAACATGGCTTTAGAATCTTCACTTCAATCTGATGTTTCTGCTTTCAG CTTGCAAGATCTCCAGAATGCTCGAGGAATAGCAGATGTGTTATCTGAGATGCTCAATGCATTGGATCCCAAGAACCCAGAG GACTTAAGACAAGAAGTTATTGTTGACCTTGTTGAACAGTGCCATTCTTATAAAAAGCATGTCATGCTTCTCGTGAATAGTACTGG GGATGAAGAGCTGCTTTTTCAAGGTCTGGCAGTGAATGATGACATTCAGCTTGTACTTGAACGACATGATAATATGTCGAAGGGAACTGCTCCAAGTGTCAGGGCCCCAGTTGCTTCACCTGTACCTCTTGTTAATGTAATCTATGAGGCTGATCAGCTTGAGGATGATTTCTCCGAGCTATCTCTCAG GACTTCAAGAGATAATGCAACAGCACATGGTCGGAAAGCTTCTACCGCCAAAAGTCGAAGCCCTTTTCTTCCTCCACCCCAGCCATCAAAGCCAATCAGCACAGACGCAAGCAGAGTAAACTATTCAAGTGGTGATGTTTTCAGATCAGAACAAGCACTGGATGCTCCTGCTGACCCACCTGTGCCACCTGCTACTTTATCACCTGTCATCCCTTCTGCTTCAGCTCCATCTTTGGAGTCTGATGAACTGCCCAGGTATGATGAACCTATTCAAGCAGCAAAATTCAGCACAGACCAACTTCCAAAGGTTCCTCGGGAACATCAGCCTTCTTGTTTATTACCACCTCCCCCATCAAAATATGGCCAAAGACAGCAGTTCTTTGAGCAGCAGAAGCATGGCTTATCTGGTGGTGACTCTGGTGTATCTTTCAATGGATCGTTAGATCAAAACCGGAGCCTCTATTCTAATCAAGAAAATACTAGTTTGGGCCCAAAACATGATCAACAACATTTGGAAGGGCAGAACGTGTCACCATCAACCAGACAAATGAAACCTGAGGATGCACTCTTCAAAGATTTGTTTGACTTTGCAAAGGCCAAATCATCTTCACCAACCAAACCATCCAACAGTCATAGAACACGCTAA
- the LOC135583957 gene encoding TOM1-like protein 4 isoform X1, giving the protein MALLVAQTSPPPFGRSCVVLDPLTTTAVTTKTGRFAMATAAAFADRATSDALIGPDWAINMELCDIINMDPGQGMDALKILKKRLGSKNPKIQLLALFVLETLSKNCGDNVHQQIVKRDILHEMVKIVKKKPDLNVREKILVLIDTWKEAFGGAGGKYTQYHAAYQELRAMGVEFPPRTENTAAIFTQTHPVPHQPATSVYENMALESSLQSDVSAFSLQDLQNARGIADVLSEMLNALDPKNPEDLRQEVIVDLVEQCHSYKKHVMLLVNSTGDEELLFQGLAVNDDIQLVLERHDNMSKGTAPSVRAPVASPVPLVNVIYEADQLEDDFSELSLRTSRDNATAHGRKASTAKSRSPFLPPPQPSKPISTDASRVNYSSGDVFRSEQALDAPADPPVPPATLSPVIPSASAPSLESDELPRYDEPIQAAKFSTDQLPKVPREHQPSCLLPPPPSKYGQRQQFFEQQKHGLSGGDSGVSFNGSLDQNRSLYSNQENTSLGPKHDQQHLEGQNVSPSTRQMKPEDALFKDLFDFAKAKSSSPTKPSNSHRTR; this is encoded by the exons ATGGCTCTACTTGTCGCTCAAACCAGCCCTCCTCCTTTTGGCCGCTCTTGTGTGGTGTTGGATCCATTGACAACTACTGCTGTAACCACAAAGACTG GTCGGTTTGCGATGGCTACCGCTGCGGCGTTTGCGGATCGGGCGACGAGCGATGCGTTGATCGGTCCAGACTGGGCGATCAACATGGAGTTGTGCGACATTATCAATATGGATCCTGG ACAGGGCATGGATGCACTCAAAATACTGAAGAAGCGCCTcggaagcaagaaccctaaaatccAACTTCTGGCACTTTTT GTGCTAGAAACCCTAAGCAAAAATTGTGGAGACAATGTTCACCAGCAAATTGTCAAGCGGGATATTTTACATGAAATGGTTAAAATAGTGAAGAAGAAA CCAGATTTAAATGTAAGAGAGAAGATATTAGTGCTGATAGATACATGGAAGGAAGCTTTTGGAGGAGCAGGAGGAAAATATACCCAATATCATGCTGCATACCAAGAACTTAGG GCCATGGGAGTTGAGTTCCCACCTCGTACAGAAAACACTGCAGCAATTTTTACTCAAACGCACCCAGTACCACATCAACCTGCTACATCAGTATATGAAAACATGGCTTTAGAATCTTCACTTCAATCTGATGTTTCTGCTTTCAG CTTGCAAGATCTCCAGAATGCTCGAGGAATAGCAGATGTGTTATCTGAGATGCTCAATGCATTGGATCCCAAGAACCCAGAG GACTTAAGACAAGAAGTTATTGTTGACCTTGTTGAACAGTGCCATTCTTATAAAAAGCATGTCATGCTTCTCGTGAATAGTACTGG GGATGAAGAGCTGCTTTTTCAAGGTCTGGCAGTGAATGATGACATTCAGCTTGTACTTGAACGACATGATAATATGTCGAAGGGAACTGCTCCAAGTGTCAGGGCCCCAGTTGCTTCACCTGTACCTCTTGTTAATGTAATCTATGAGGCTGATCAGCTTGAGGATGATTTCTCCGAGCTATCTCTCAG GACTTCAAGAGATAATGCAACAGCACATGGTCGGAAAGCTTCTACCGCCAAAAGTCGAAGCCCTTTTCTTCCTCCACCCCAGCCATCAAAGCCAATCAGCACAGACGCAAGCAGAGTAAACTATTCAAGTGGTGATGTTTTCAGATCAGAACAAGCACTGGATGCTCCTGCTGACCCACCTGTGCCACCTGCTACTTTATCACCTGTCATCCCTTCTGCTTCAGCTCCATCTTTGGAGTCTGATGAACTGCCCAGGTATGATGAACCTATTCAAGCAGCAAAATTCAGCACAGACCAACTTCCAAAGGTTCCTCGGGAACATCAGCCTTCTTGTTTATTACCACCTCCCCCATCAAAATATGGCCAAAGACAGCAGTTCTTTGAGCAGCAGAAGCATGGCTTATCTGGTGGTGACTCTGGTGTATCTTTCAATGGATCGTTAGATCAAAACCGGAGCCTCTATTCTAATCAAGAAAATACTAGTTTGGGCCCAAAACATGATCAACAACATTTGGAAGGGCAGAACGTGTCACCATCAACCAGACAAATGAAACCTGAGGATGCACTCTTCAAAGATTTGTTTGACTTTGCAAAGGCCAAATCATCTTCACCAACCAAACCATCCAACAGTCATAGAACACGCTAA
- the LOC135583957 gene encoding TOM1-like protein 3 isoform X2, translated as MALLVAQTSPPPFGRSCVVLDPLTTTAVTTKTGRFAMATAAAFADRATSDALIGPDWAINMELCDIINMDPGQGMDALKILKKRLGSKNPKIQLLALFPDLNVREKILVLIDTWKEAFGGAGGKYTQYHAAYQELRAMGVEFPPRTENTAAIFTQTHPVPHQPATSVYENMALESSLQSDVSAFSLQDLQNARGIADVLSEMLNALDPKNPEDLRQEVIVDLVEQCHSYKKHVMLLVNSTGDEELLFQGLAVNDDIQLVLERHDNMSKGTAPSVRAPVASPVPLVNVIYEADQLEDDFSELSLRTSRDNATAHGRKASTAKSRSPFLPPPQPSKPISTDASRVNYSSGDVFRSEQALDAPADPPVPPATLSPVIPSASAPSLESDELPRYDEPIQAAKFSTDQLPKVPREHQPSCLLPPPPSKYGQRQQFFEQQKHGLSGGDSGVSFNGSLDQNRSLYSNQENTSLGPKHDQQHLEGQNVSPSTRQMKPEDALFKDLFDFAKAKSSSPTKPSNSHRTR; from the exons ATGGCTCTACTTGTCGCTCAAACCAGCCCTCCTCCTTTTGGCCGCTCTTGTGTGGTGTTGGATCCATTGACAACTACTGCTGTAACCACAAAGACTG GTCGGTTTGCGATGGCTACCGCTGCGGCGTTTGCGGATCGGGCGACGAGCGATGCGTTGATCGGTCCAGACTGGGCGATCAACATGGAGTTGTGCGACATTATCAATATGGATCCTGG ACAGGGCATGGATGCACTCAAAATACTGAAGAAGCGCCTcggaagcaagaaccctaaaatccAACTTCTGGCACTTTTT CCAGATTTAAATGTAAGAGAGAAGATATTAGTGCTGATAGATACATGGAAGGAAGCTTTTGGAGGAGCAGGAGGAAAATATACCCAATATCATGCTGCATACCAAGAACTTAGG GCCATGGGAGTTGAGTTCCCACCTCGTACAGAAAACACTGCAGCAATTTTTACTCAAACGCACCCAGTACCACATCAACCTGCTACATCAGTATATGAAAACATGGCTTTAGAATCTTCACTTCAATCTGATGTTTCTGCTTTCAG CTTGCAAGATCTCCAGAATGCTCGAGGAATAGCAGATGTGTTATCTGAGATGCTCAATGCATTGGATCCCAAGAACCCAGAG GACTTAAGACAAGAAGTTATTGTTGACCTTGTTGAACAGTGCCATTCTTATAAAAAGCATGTCATGCTTCTCGTGAATAGTACTGG GGATGAAGAGCTGCTTTTTCAAGGTCTGGCAGTGAATGATGACATTCAGCTTGTACTTGAACGACATGATAATATGTCGAAGGGAACTGCTCCAAGTGTCAGGGCCCCAGTTGCTTCACCTGTACCTCTTGTTAATGTAATCTATGAGGCTGATCAGCTTGAGGATGATTTCTCCGAGCTATCTCTCAG GACTTCAAGAGATAATGCAACAGCACATGGTCGGAAAGCTTCTACCGCCAAAAGTCGAAGCCCTTTTCTTCCTCCACCCCAGCCATCAAAGCCAATCAGCACAGACGCAAGCAGAGTAAACTATTCAAGTGGTGATGTTTTCAGATCAGAACAAGCACTGGATGCTCCTGCTGACCCACCTGTGCCACCTGCTACTTTATCACCTGTCATCCCTTCTGCTTCAGCTCCATCTTTGGAGTCTGATGAACTGCCCAGGTATGATGAACCTATTCAAGCAGCAAAATTCAGCACAGACCAACTTCCAAAGGTTCCTCGGGAACATCAGCCTTCTTGTTTATTACCACCTCCCCCATCAAAATATGGCCAAAGACAGCAGTTCTTTGAGCAGCAGAAGCATGGCTTATCTGGTGGTGACTCTGGTGTATCTTTCAATGGATCGTTAGATCAAAACCGGAGCCTCTATTCTAATCAAGAAAATACTAGTTTGGGCCCAAAACATGATCAACAACATTTGGAAGGGCAGAACGTGTCACCATCAACCAGACAAATGAAACCTGAGGATGCACTCTTCAAAGATTTGTTTGACTTTGCAAAGGCCAAATCATCTTCACCAACCAAACCATCCAACAGTCATAGAACACGCTAA